Genomic segment of Aliarcobacter trophiarum LMG 25534:
ACCCTGTAATAACAGGTTAAAATTACTATAGCCTTTATTAAAATAAATAAAAGGAGAAAAATGAAAAAAGTATTATTAAGTGGAATTGTAGGAAGCTTACTTTTAACATCGGCAAATGCTGATATTGTAGATAGAGGAGTATTTGGAATATCTTTAGGAAGTATAAAATTTGAAAATGTTGATGCTGGAGCATCTGTTGGATTTATTACTAAATTTGAAAAAAATGTATTTGGAGATTTATATTTTGGTTTAGGAACAAATTTAGAGATTTTTGATGCTTCAAATGTTTCTGATGAAGATTTAGGAATATTAGCTGATATTTATCCAATCATAACTTATGATATAACTAAAAATTTATCAATAAATGGAAGTTATGCTTATACAGCAGGATATATAGGAGGAAGTAGAACAGATAATGGCTTTGATGGAACAACAGCAGGATTTGGAATAGCTTATAAATTTTCAAATGGTTTTGAGATAGAAGCAAAATATAAACATTCAAAGTTAGAGTGGACAAATGATATAAAATTTGACACAGATAGAGTAAATCTAGCTTTTAATTTTAGATTTGGTAAATAATAAAGGTGTAAGAATGAAAAAAAGTTTATTACATATCGCACTAATAGGTGCTTTAGGAATCGGATTTACAGGTTGTGCCACAAGCACTCCACCACTTAGTTTAACACCTCTTGTTAAAGAAGAGATAGTTTTAAATAGTAATACTGGAAAAATTTCAAAAGGAGTATTGATTTTAAAAGATGGCTCAAAAATTTTTGATTCAGAAGGAGATATTCTTACAAGTTTTGTGATAAATAATGAAACATTTTATATATTAAAAGTTTTAGTTAAAAATGAATCTCATTTTAAAATTAAAAATAGTTCTAAAGTTGTAATAGAGGAATTTAAAGCAAATGCTATATCTTGGTTTGTAGATGATAATAAATTTTTATTACTAACTAAACTAGAAAGAAATCAAAGTACTATTTATGATAATGTTTATAATTTTGATGGAAAAACATTCAAACTTATAAATAAAAATCTAGATTTAAGTGGTAGCCAAGGTTATAATAAAACTTTCTCTAATCCTATGGGTAATTATAATATAGATGTTAGTAAATCTGGAATATATGGTATTGAAACATTATATGGTGCAGATAGAAAAATAATTGCTCAACGATTTTCAAATATGCTTAAAGAGGAAACATTTGAATTAGATAAGATTAAAAAAGATTATATAAGAACGGCAAGAATATTAGGTATTAGAAATGATATAGTTTATGTTATATATTCAACAGGTGTTTTTGGTGGACAAAATATATTAGAAGCTTATGATATTGTAAATAAAAAATCATATGTATTATCTACTAATGATGATAAAATACAATTCTTACAATCTGGTAATGAAGTAGTTTTAAAGGTATTTAATAATAAAAATTTGAAATTTGAGCTAGAACTACATTCTCATATAGATAGAAAAGATGTTAAAACTGCTTATAACAATGAACCAGCTAGAATAATTTCACTAAATACTTTAAAAGAGGTAAAAAGCTTATCAAGTGATTTTGAAGTAATACCTGTATATACAGGTTTTACAAATATGGCAGGTACATTTACACCAAAAACTGATATAACTTTTAGAACAACTGACCTTTATTATAGTACTAGAAATATGAAACCTTTATTTTAAAAGATAAAAACGTCCGATTTTTTGTCCTAACTTGTATATATATAAAAATACAAGAGGACAAAAAAATGAAAGGATACTATTCAAAAAAATTACAAAACAATTCAAAGCTATATGCTGAACTACAAGAGAATATAAAATTTTATATTAATCACTCAATTTTAAAAGAGAATAAACAAAAATCATACCTACGAAATACGGGCTTTTTAAATAAAAAATCAGGTGAATTTTTAAATGTAGAATATGATTTTGAAAAAAAATATAAGGAATATTCCAAGATTGCTGAACAAAGAGCCTTAACAATTCAAGAGTTAGCTAAAAGAAAAGAATTTTGTAGTGTATTTATAACTCTTACTTTACCATCAAAATATCACCCTTTTAGAAGCATAACAACTTCTAAAGGTAGGCTTTATGTAGAAGAAAATAAAGAGTTCGCTTTTATTAGTATAAAAGAAGCTGTAAGTAATGGATACCAAGAATTAAACAGTATTTATCAAATATTTTATAAAAGAGTAAAAAACTATGTAAAAGATGATTTATATTATGTTAAAGCAATAGAAAACCACCAAACAACAATCCCTCATCTTCACCTAGTTTTATATTTTCCGCTTGAATGCTTTGATATGGTAAGAACAACATTTAAAAGAGTAGTTGAATATTTTAAATTAGATAGAATTGATTTTGAAGAAGTAAGTTTTAAAGAAAATATAAATTTTGCTTCAAAATATTTACTAAAATATATTATTAAAGATTTAAACAATTCAAGCGATATTTTAAAAGCTAGAATACTTGATGGTTGGAAAAGATACCACAAAATAAGGGTTCTTACAACTTCATTATTACCTTTAAATGTTATGGTTTATAAAAAAATATATAAATCTGTTTCATTTGTTGAAAAAAATAGGATTAATTTTAAAATTGATGATAAGATAGTTTCAATGAAAGAGAAAATAGATATAGAATGCCGACGCGTAGGTCTTCCAATCTATCTTTTTATTCAAGATAATTTTTTT
This window contains:
- a CDS encoding replication endonuclease; the protein is MKGYYSKKLQNNSKLYAELQENIKFYINHSILKENKQKSYLRNTGFLNKKSGEFLNVEYDFEKKYKEYSKIAEQRALTIQELAKRKEFCSVFITLTLPSKYHPFRSITTSKGRLYVEENKEFAFISIKEAVSNGYQELNSIYQIFYKRVKNYVKDDLYYVKAIENHQTTIPHLHLVLYFPLECFDMVRTTFKRVVEYFKLDRIDFEEVSFKENINFASKYLLKYIIKDLNNSSDILKARILDGWKRYHKIRVLTTSLLPLNVMVYKKIYKSVSFVEKNRINFKIDDKIVSMKEKIDIECRRVGLPIYLFIQDNFFIEKTILKNSNREIISLGAKNSLFRVKLTSEKNAKYYKIKDLKVSYKKREIYTKQDFIKINL
- a CDS encoding porin family protein is translated as MKKVLLSGIVGSLLLTSANADIVDRGVFGISLGSIKFENVDAGASVGFITKFEKNVFGDLYFGLGTNLEIFDASNVSDEDLGILADIYPIITYDITKNLSINGSYAYTAGYIGGSRTDNGFDGTTAGFGIAYKFSNGFEIEAKYKHSKLEWTNDIKFDTDRVNLAFNFRFGK